The genomic stretch ATCGAAATAATCCTCTGTGTCCTCTGTGGCTAATTCTAATGCATCGTTTTAATCGTACTGATGTGGGGATTGAGAGGTCATTTCGACTTCGCTCAATGACCGGCTGATAGAATTTGAGTCGTGCTTCGGCAGGATTGAAATAATTGCCGCGAATGCGCGAATAATAGGTTTTGCTCACGCGAATGCGGGGTTGACGTTCGGCCCTTCGACAGGCTCAGGGCCCGGATTGGTGCGGTTGGGTTGGATCCGTGCGGGATTGAAATTTTGTAGAGGCAATTCACGACTTGCCCCCTGGGACCACAGCGACGATTGAGATTCCATTTTTGCATCCTGCATTCTACATTATTCATTATCTTTGTCGCGTTTTGGCAGGATTGAAATAAAATGTAGAATGCGACGCCCCCTTTTCCTTTTTCTTCTCAATCTTAATCTCAATCTCAATCTTCTTCTTAATCCCAATCTTAACTTCAATCTTTCCCCTCTTCTCTATCTATTTTTTCCTTATCTTGCATTTTGGAAAAATCTTTTTTACATTTAAGCAACGCATTCACTTTGAGAACGGCGAATGATGCGCAAGATACGAATTTAATTTCAATAAAATCAATTCGTGAAAATTCGCAGAATGAGCGGGTAAAAGCTCTTTTAAGTGAATTCGGCAATGCAAAAAAACACGTTAATTCTTATCATTTCCGGGAGGTTTTGTGCAAAAGGTTCGAGTCGGTGTGGTTGGCGTGGGGAAATTGGGACGCCTGCACACGGCCCTTCTGAAAGAAATATCCGGGGCCCAATTGGCCGGGGTTTACGATTCCGATGCTCAACGGCGTCTGGCTGTAGCCCGTGAATTTGAAGTAACCGATTTTTTGTCCCTTGAAGCGCTGCTAAAGGCGGTAGATGCCGCCATTATTGCGGTGCCTACACAGTCGCATGCGCAAGTGGCCGATGCCGCTCTTTCTGCAGGGAAACATGTTTTTATCGAGAAACCTGTAACCGCCACCCTGCAGGAGGCGGACCGCTTAATTACCAGTGCTGCAGAAAAGGGACTCAAAATTCAGGTAGGGCACATCGAGCGGTTTAATCCGGCCTTTGCTGCCATTCAGGGAGAATCGCTTTCGCCCATGTTTATCGAAACCCACCGTCTGGCGTCCTTCGATCCCCGGGGAACCGATGTGGCGGTGGTGCTGGATCTCATGATTCACGACATCGATTTGGTTTTGACTCTGGTCAAAAGTCCTGTTGAAATGATCGACGCGACCGGAGTGGCGGTGGCTTCGCGGGAGGCAGACATTGCCAACGCCCGTATTCGTTTTCGCAACGGCTGCGTGGCCAATATGACGGCCAGCCGCATTTCGCTGAAAAAGATGCGAAAGATGCGACTATTTCAAAAGGATGCGTATGTAACACTGGACTTTCTCCAGAAACAGGCGGAGATTTACCATCTTAAAGATGCGGCTGTCCCGGAAGCGCCCGGTCATCTGGCATTCAGCACAGCAGGCCCCGAAGGGTTTTCAAAGCAAATTCTTTACGAAAAACGAACGCGTGAAAATACAAATGCACTCAAGGAGGAATTAACCGCCTTTGTAACGGCGATTCAAAACGATACCAATCCCCCGGTAACAGGGGAGGACGGCCGGAATGCCCTGAGTGTGGCGCTTCAAATTATGGAGCAGGTCCACGAACACGCAAAGTTGTATCACTGAGGTTGCTTTAAAATCCACAAATGACACCCATTTAAATCCGATAGAACCCATTCGTGGGAATGGGTGGAATGAGTAGGTAAACATATTCTTAAATCGAATCATCACTCAAACAAAAAAAAGGAAAAACCATTGGATATTCGCGAAGTTGTTTTTAATAATCGAAGTTACACGCCTATTCCCTTAATTATTATTGTTTTGATTTTGGCCTCGCCAACGTGGCCCTCGTTTTTGATCGGATTGGGAATTGCTCTTTTGGGAGAATTGCTGCGTATCTGGGGCGTGAGCCACGCCGGAAGTGCTACGCGCACCACCAGCGGTGCCGGAGGCGACGAGTTGATTACCTCCGGACCGTTTGCGTATGTGCGGAATCCCCTTTATGTGGGCAACTTCCTGATTACAATCGGATTTACCGTTGCCAGTTGGGCCTGGATGCCCTGGATGCTGATTCTGGTGATCCTGCTGTTTGGGCTTCAGTACTGGCTGATCGTTTCGCTTGAAGAAGACTACCTGTCCGGCCATTTTGGCTACAAGTACGACCTTTACAAAAACCATGTACCGCGGTTTGTGCCGCGGCTCACCCCCTGGCCCGACCGGGACACGCGCTCGGGTAACTGGCGGGCAGCCCTTCGTTCGGAAAAAAGTACACTCACCAGTTTTGTGACCTTCGCGCTGGTGCTCTGGGCGCGGTGGAAACTTTTTTCGTAGGGAGCCGTCTGTGCCGCGAATCCTGATAATTGCCGGAGAAACCTCCGGAGATGTACACGGTTCCGGGGTGGTTCGGGAGATTCGCCGCCGCCGGCCCGACGTGGACATTGTGGGAATCGGAGGCCCCCGAATGGCCGCTGCCGGCATGACCTGTTTTTATTCCACCGATCAGATGGCCATCCTGGGGTTTACGGAGGTTGTGCGTCATTTCCCATTTATTCGGAAGGTTCACGCCCGGCTGACGCGTGAGCTGGAAACCGCCCCGCCGGATTTGCTCATTTTAATCGATTATCCCGGTTTTAACCTCCGCTTTGCCAAACAGGCAAAAAAGCGGGGAATTCCTATCTTGTACTACATCAGTCCTCAGGTGTGGGCCTGGGGAAAGGGCCGGGTTGCAAAAATCGCCCGGCTCGTCGATAAAATGGCCGTTATTTTTGATTTTGAAGAAAAACTTTACCGGGAGGCCGGCGTGGATGTTACCTTTGTGGGGCATCCGCTGCTGGACAGTTTGCGGTTTGATTGGAACCGGGAACAGTTTCTGCAATCGCTCGGATATCCGCCGGAAACCCGGATTTTCGGACTCCTGCCGGGGAGCCGCCCGCAGGAAGTCCGGAAACTCCTGCCGGAAATGATCCGTACCTTTGTTAAATTGAAGGAACTCTTTCCCGATTTGCAGGGGGTTGTGAGCCGGTCGCCGCAGCTCGACTCCGATTTTTATGCGCCCTTTCTTTCGGCCGGACTGGTTCTTACCCCTCAGACACACGCTCTCATGCAAAGCAGCCATTTTATGATCGTGGCCTGTGGCTTCGGGTACGGCCACGCTTGAGGCCGCTCTGTACGGAAATCCGTTTGTGGTAGCCTACAAAATTTCGGAATTATCCTACCTGTTGGGAAAACTCTTGGTTTCTGTGGATCACATCGGCCTGGTCAATATTGTAGCCGGAAGACGCATTGTTCCGGAATTTATTCAACGCGATTTCAAAAGCGCCGTCATGGTTCCGGTGATTAAGAAAATTCTGACCGACGCCCAGGAGTACCGCCGCATTCAAACCGATCTTTCCCGCATTCGCGAGAAACTGGGAGCGCCCGGGGCTTCTGTCCGTGTGGCCGAACTGGCGTTAAGCATGGTGGATCAGCGATGAAGAGCAAAAAATCTGTTTCATTTTCAAAACGCATTCAGGTGTACCTGGCCTCCTTTTTGGGATGGGCCGTTTTCCTGGGATTGGGGTCTACCCTGCGATTTCACACCCGGGGCTGGGAGCATGTCCGGCGGCTGAGACGTGCCGGGGGAAATTTTCTGATCGCCGTCTGGCACGGGCGTATCTTTTTGCCGGTTTACGTGCACCGGTCCCAGGGAATTACCGTGCTGGTCAGTCAGCATTGGGATGGGGAAATGATTGCCCGTACGATCAAAATGCTGGGGTACAAAACCGTCCGCGGGTCCAGCACACGCGGGGGGCGGAAGGCCTTTCAGGAGATGGTCTCCATCTTAAAAAGGGGCGGCAGTGCTGCCAACATCCCCGACGGGCCGACGGGCCCGGCTCACCGGATGAAACCGGGCACAGCCTTTCTGGCGCAAAGAAGCGGCGTTCCGATTTTGCCCATGTCGTTTGCCGCATCGTCCGGGAAAAAATTCCGAAGCTGGGACCGCTTCCTTCTGCCCCGCCCGTTTTCAAAGGTGGTTGTGACGTACGGAGAGCCGATTTACATCCCGTCTCACTGGACGTCCAAACAGGTGCTGGCGTTCATTCCGGAAATTGAAAGACGACTAACTCAGGTAGAAAAACAGGCTGATGAATTTTTCCAGACTTAAGGGGCTTTTGCCTCTGCTCATTCCGCTGTCCTGGCTGTATGAGGGAATCATCCGTTTGCGGAACCGGTTGTACGATTGGGGCATTTTCACCGTCCACTGGGTGCCTGCTCCCGTTGTGAGTGTCGGCAATGTGACCGTGGGAGGCACGGGTAAAACGCCCATTGTGATTTTGCTGGGCCAAATGTACAGGGCGCGCGGGAAGCGAGTGGGGATTCTCACCCGGGGTTACGGACGGGTGTCCAAAGAAAGCGTTCTGGTTTTTGAAGGGGAATCGGAGGTAACCCCTGAAAAAATAGGCGATGAACCCTATCTGATCTTCCAAAACCTAAAGGGCGTCCCCATTGTTGTCGATAAAAATAGATGGAGGGGTGGATTGGCTCTTTGGCGAAAAGAGCCGGTGGACGTGTTTCTGCTGGACGATGGATTCCAGTACCGGGCTCTTTCCAAACAGGTTGAGATTGCGGTACTGGACGCGGCCCGGCCGTTTGGGAATGGCCGGGTTTTCCCGGCGGGCTGGCTGCGCGAGCCGGTGAGTGCGTTGANNNNNNNNNNNNNNNNNNNNNNNNNNNNNNNNNNNNNNNGGCGGGAGATTTGGGGGAAGTGCTCCGTCGTTTGCGGAAAATAACGCGTGTGCCGGTTATTCAAAGCATTCACAAACCTGAAGGGTTTCTGCGGATTGATCGATCCGTTCAAAAACCTTCGGATTTTTTTGCAGACAAGCCTGTGGCTGCATTCAGCGCCATTGGCAACCCGGACTCTTTTCGGAATACACTCAAAAAATTGGGTGTAGATCTCAG from Calditrichota bacterium encodes the following:
- a CDS encoding Gfo/Idh/MocA family oxidoreductase, which translates into the protein MQKVRVGVVGVGKLGRLHTALLKEISGAQLAGVYDSDAQRRLAVAREFEVTDFLSLEALLKAVDAAIIAVPTQSHAQVADAALSAGKHVFIEKPVTATLQEADRLITSAAEKGLKIQVGHIERFNPAFAAIQGESLSPMFIETHRLASFDPRGTDVAVVLDLMIHDIDLVLTLVKSPVEMIDATGVAVASREADIANARIRFRNGCVANMTASRISLKKMRKMRLFQKDAYVTLDFLQKQAEIYHLKDAAVPEAPGHLAFSTAGPEGFSKQILYEKRTRENTNALKEELTAFVTAIQNDTNPPVTGEDGRNALSVALQIMEQVHEHAKLYH
- a CDS encoding isoprenylcysteine carboxylmethyltransferase family protein produces the protein MDIREVVFNNRSYTPIPLIIIVLILASPTWPSFLIGLGIALLGELLRIWGVSHAGSATRTTSGAGGDELITSGPFAYVRNPLYVGNFLITIGFTVASWAWMPWMLILVILLFGLQYWLIVSLEEDYLSGHFGYKYDLYKNHVPRFVPRLTPWPDRDTRSGNWRAALRSEKSTLTSFVTFALVLWARWKLFS
- the lpxB gene encoding lipid-A-disaccharide synthase; this encodes MPRILIIAGETSGDVHGSGVVREIRRRRPDVDIVGIGGPRMAAAGMTCFYSTDQMAILGFTEVVRHFPFIRKVHARLTRELETAPPDLLILIDYPGFNLRFAKQAKKRGIPILYYISPQVWAWGKGRVAKIARLVDKMAVIFDFEEKLYREAGVDVTFVGHPLLDSLRFDWNREQFLQSLGYPPETRIFGLLPGSRPQEVRKLLPEMIRTFVKLKELFPDLQGVVSRSPQLDSDFYAPFLSAGLVLTPQTHALMQSSHFMIVACGFGYGHA
- a CDS encoding lysophospholipid acyltransferase family protein — protein: MKSKKSVSFSKRIQVYLASFLGWAVFLGLGSTLRFHTRGWEHVRRLRRAGGNFLIAVWHGRIFLPVYVHRSQGITVLVSQHWDGEMIARTIKMLGYKTVRGSSTRGGRKAFQEMVSILKRGGSAANIPDGPTGPAHRMKPGTAFLAQRSGVPILPMSFAASSGKKFRSWDRFLLPRPFSKVVVTYGEPIYIPSHWTSKQVLAFIPEIERRLTQVEKQADEFFQT
- the lpxK gene encoding tetraacyldisaccharide 4'-kinase, whose protein sequence is MNFSRLKGLLPLLIPLSWLYEGIIRLRNRLYDWGIFTVHWVPAPVVSVGNVTVGGTGKTPIVILLGQMYRARGKRVGILTRGYGRVSKESVLVFEGESEVTPEKIGDEPYLIFQNLKGVPIVVDKNRWRGGLALWRKEPVDVFLLDDGFQYRALSKQVEIAVLDAARPFGNGRVFPAGWLREPVSAL